A single region of the Microcella sp. genome encodes:
- a CDS encoding GAF domain-containing protein yields the protein MTAEGAQQQSGPAVDVLVRRILERADTLDEGHHKVGLLVSAAQVFAEDLDVTAALQRIVAVARELVGAQYGALGVIGPNGRLERFLHAGLSDEQVRLMGEPPSGKGILGAVITEGASIRLDHLSHDARSVGFPAHHPPMDSFLGVPIDIDGTVFGNLYLTERRDGAFDEVDEEIIATLAGMAATAIANSRLYEQSQNDRRWLTESEKLTQRLLSGAVDGDDEAAIIEVVRELAQATHVALVSADDASNDARSELARLAGTDGHGPVLIVPMQGSADRPVGELGIARSASGHPFTDAERATITSFARSVTIARELAGARVDEQRIALADERERIARDLHDHVIQSLFAVGLTLQSVVGDPSTPTGGKIAAQVDAIDSTIRQIRLAIYKLSSPPSAATYSLRARINTLVRETLDGEQLDSRLEFSGPVDTLVDTELGDEVAAVLREGLSNVMRHAHATTVEASVAVRGAAVVVTVRDDGVGMSETARRSGLANLAARAHERGGSFVIEPASPQGTLVRWSVPWEAR from the coding sequence ATGACTGCCGAAGGCGCACAGCAGCAGTCGGGCCCAGCCGTCGACGTGCTCGTGCGGCGCATTCTCGAGCGCGCCGACACGCTCGACGAGGGCCACCACAAGGTGGGGCTGCTGGTCTCGGCCGCCCAAGTGTTCGCCGAAGACCTCGACGTCACCGCCGCACTGCAGCGCATCGTCGCCGTCGCTCGAGAACTGGTCGGAGCACAGTACGGCGCACTCGGGGTCATCGGCCCGAACGGCAGGCTCGAGCGCTTTCTGCACGCGGGACTGAGCGACGAGCAGGTGCGGCTGATGGGCGAGCCGCCGAGCGGCAAGGGCATTCTGGGGGCGGTGATCACCGAGGGGGCGAGCATCCGTCTCGATCATCTCTCGCACGACGCCCGCTCAGTGGGTTTTCCGGCCCACCACCCGCCCATGGATTCGTTTCTCGGCGTGCCCATCGATATCGACGGCACCGTCTTCGGCAACCTCTACCTCACCGAGCGCCGCGACGGAGCCTTCGACGAGGTCGACGAAGAGATCATCGCCACACTGGCCGGCATGGCGGCCACGGCGATCGCCAACTCGCGGCTCTACGAGCAGTCGCAGAACGACCGCCGGTGGCTCACCGAATCAGAGAAGCTCACCCAGCGTCTGCTCTCGGGTGCTGTCGACGGCGACGACGAGGCCGCCATCATCGAGGTCGTGCGCGAACTCGCGCAGGCCACGCACGTTGCGCTCGTGAGCGCCGACGACGCGTCGAACGATGCCCGCAGCGAGCTCGCGCGACTGGCGGGCACCGACGGGCACGGCCCGGTGCTGATCGTGCCGATGCAGGGCAGCGCCGATCGGCCCGTCGGCGAGCTCGGCATCGCTCGCAGCGCCAGCGGTCACCCCTTCACCGACGCCGAGCGCGCCACGATCACGAGTTTTGCCCGCTCGGTGACCATCGCTCGTGAACTCGCCGGGGCCCGCGTCGACGAGCAGCGCATCGCGCTCGCCGACGAGCGCGAGCGCATCGCGCGCGACTTGCACGACCACGTCATCCAGAGCCTCTTCGCGGTGGGGCTCACCCTGCAGAGCGTCGTGGGCGACCCGAGCACCCCGACGGGGGGCAAGATCGCGGCGCAGGTCGACGCGATCGATTCGACGATCCGGCAGATTCGTCTCGCGATCTACAAGCTCTCGAGCCCTCCGAGCGCGGCGACCTACAGCCTTCGCGCTCGCATCAACACGCTGGTGCGCGAGACCCTCGACGGCGAGCAGCTTGACTCTCGGCTCGAGTTCAGCGGGCCGGTCGACACGCTCGTCGACACCGAGCTCGGCGACGAGGTGGCCGCGGTGCTGCGAGAGGGCCTGTCGAATGTGATGCGGCACGCGCACGCCACCACGGTCGAGGCGAGTGTGGCGGTGCGGGGTGCCGCCGTCGTCGTCACGGTTCGCGACGACGGGGTGGGCATGTCTGAGACCGCGCGCCGCAGCGGGCTCGCGAATCTCGCGGCCCGGGCGCACGAGCGCGGGGGTAGCTTTGTCATCGAACCAGCCTCACCCCAGGGAACACTCGTGCGGTGGAGCGTACCCTGGGAGGCACGATGA
- a CDS encoding response regulator transcription factor — protein MNSSVMVFLLDDHEIVRRGIADLLEQEDDITVVGEAGVATGAAEAILASGATVAVLDGRLPDGSGIDVCRDLKSERPELGCLILTSYDDDEAVLAAVLAGANGYLLKEVRATSLIEAIRRVSAGETLLDAAVTERVLSRAHDASAASPLDALTPRETDILALIAEGLSNREIGARLFLAEKTVKNYVSGILSKLGMQRRTQAAVLATEWMPKNGKQR, from the coding sequence ATGAACTCTTCTGTCATGGTGTTTCTGCTCGACGATCATGAGATCGTGCGCCGCGGCATCGCCGACCTGCTCGAGCAGGAAGACGACATCACGGTCGTCGGAGAGGCAGGGGTCGCGACGGGCGCCGCCGAGGCGATTCTGGCGTCGGGCGCCACCGTCGCAGTGCTCGACGGCAGACTGCCCGACGGCAGCGGCATCGATGTGTGCCGAGATCTCAAGTCAGAGCGGCCCGAGCTCGGGTGCCTCATTCTCACCTCGTACGACGACGACGAAGCAGTGCTGGCTGCCGTGCTCGCCGGCGCCAACGGGTACCTGCTGAAAGAGGTGCGGGCCACGAGTCTGATCGAGGCGATTCGTCGCGTGTCGGCGGGCGAGACACTGCTCGATGCCGCCGTCACCGAGCGAGTGCTGAGCCGCGCGCACGATGCCTCGGCCGCGTCTCCGCTCGACGCGCTCACCCCCCGCGAGACCGACATTCTCGCGCTCATCGCCGAGGGCCTCTCGAATCGCGAGATCGGGGCGCGCCTCTTTCTCGCCGAGAAGACCGTCAAGAACTATGTGAGCGGCATTCTGTCGAAGCTCGGAATGCAGCGACGCACGCAAGCGGCCGTGCTCGCCACCGAGTGGATGCCCAAGAACGGCAAGCAGCGCTGA
- a CDS encoding glycosyltransferase family 2 protein, whose product MTALAALPTVSIVIPAFNEESTIRSCVTAALTQTVPAHEIIVVDNLSTDRTVDIVTELQQANPDAPLRLLSQNVEQGLVPTRNLGLDSAVGDVIGRIDADSVLEPTWVAEVQKAFVDPTVAATTGPVLYYDMPLRRFGLRADDTLRRAMLKLAREYSFVFGSNMALRATAWRAIRDDVCRDEEDLFHEDIDISVHLYDAGLRAVYVPTMVTGMSARRVDDSPRDYVSYVGRFDRTYTHHNVRNRALRAPAWVFLAVYPIAKGLRWGHQELAARRARQTAS is encoded by the coding sequence ATGACCGCACTCGCAGCGCTGCCCACCGTGTCGATCGTCATCCCCGCGTTCAACGAAGAGTCGACCATCAGGTCGTGCGTGACGGCCGCGCTCACGCAGACGGTGCCGGCGCACGAGATCATCGTCGTCGACAACCTGTCGACCGACCGCACGGTCGACATCGTCACCGAGCTGCAGCAGGCGAACCCCGACGCGCCCCTGCGGTTGCTCAGCCAGAACGTCGAGCAGGGGCTCGTGCCCACTCGCAACCTGGGCCTCGACAGCGCCGTGGGCGACGTCATCGGGCGCATCGATGCCGACTCAGTGCTCGAGCCCACGTGGGTGGCCGAAGTGCAGAAGGCCTTCGTCGACCCGACCGTTGCGGCGACGACCGGCCCCGTGCTCTACTACGACATGCCGCTTCGCCGGTTCGGGTTGCGCGCCGACGACACCCTGCGCCGCGCCATGCTCAAGCTCGCGCGCGAGTACAGCTTCGTTTTCGGCAGCAACATGGCACTGCGCGCCACCGCCTGGCGGGCCATTCGCGACGACGTGTGCCGAGACGAAGAAGACCTGTTTCACGAAGACATCGACATCTCAGTGCACCTCTACGATGCGGGGCTGCGTGCCGTCTACGTTCCGACGATGGTGACGGGCATGTCGGCCCGCAGGGTCGACGACAGCCCCCGAGACTACGTCTCGTACGTCGGCCGCTTCGACCGCACCTACACCCACCACAACGTTCGCAATCGCGCCTTGCGAGCGCCCGCGTGGGTGTTTCTCGCGGTCTACCCGATCGCCAAAGGACTGCGCTGGGGGCACCAAGAACTGGCAGCCCGGCGCGCGAGGCAGACGGCGTCATAG
- a CDS encoding GNAT family N-acetyltransferase: MSPQQLSRHVGYSLRPLSVSDAPEIAPLNDAASPAVPATPTSDLARLITVADLALGLEREGILVGFVIAIAPGADYDSENYRFFEARAVDHLYVDRIVIAESERGAGLGAVLYDAVFDAARRQGRREVTCEVNLDPPNPGSQAFHARLGFVEVGTQRTKGGSIMVSLLAAPITADTHDDGPLS; this comes from the coding sequence ATGAGCCCCCAGCAGTTGAGTCGACACGTCGGCTATTCGTTGCGGCCGCTCTCGGTGAGCGACGCGCCCGAGATCGCGCCGCTCAACGACGCCGCGTCGCCGGCCGTGCCCGCGACGCCGACGAGCGATCTCGCCCGGCTCATCACGGTGGCAGACCTCGCCCTGGGGCTCGAGCGCGAGGGCATTCTGGTGGGCTTCGTCATCGCGATCGCCCCTGGCGCCGACTACGACAGCGAGAACTACCGATTCTTCGAGGCGCGTGCTGTCGATCACCTCTATGTCGATCGCATCGTCATCGCCGAGAGTGAGCGCGGTGCGGGGCTCGGCGCAGTGCTCTACGACGCCGTCTTCGACGCGGCGAGGCGGCAGGGTCGACGCGAGGTCACATGCGAAGTGAATCTCGACCCGCCCAATCCGGGCAGCCAGGCCTTTCATGCTCGACTCGGATTCGTCGAAGTGGGCACACAGCGCACCAAGGGCGGTTCGATCATGGTGTCGCTGCTCGCGGCGCCGATCACCGCTGACACTCACGACGACGGGCCACTCTCATGA
- a CDS encoding M23 family metallopeptidase has product MLHLVHPSLARAAALDPHSLRHRALVGATALVAAAALLINAVPAAIAVADESDDAPPVSQVFAAASIAAAPIENLEYTVDARPPLMYPVGAGAPVGSPFGYRTAACGACSTNHTGIDWNPGRGFPIVAMADGVVSKVVTSGSSLGVYIVIDHVVNGQAVSSVYGHMEHGSIRHAVGDEVRVGDQVGTVGSTGVTTAPHLHFEIRIGGSPINPAPWLASNGAQ; this is encoded by the coding sequence ATGCTCCATCTGGTTCACCCTTCGCTCGCGCGCGCCGCCGCGCTTGATCCGCACAGCCTCCGCCATCGCGCCCTCGTGGGGGCGACCGCGCTCGTCGCCGCCGCAGCGCTGCTCATCAACGCTGTTCCGGCGGCGATCGCCGTCGCCGACGAGAGCGACGATGCCCCGCCCGTGAGCCAGGTGTTCGCCGCCGCGTCGATCGCCGCCGCGCCGATCGAGAACCTCGAATACACGGTCGACGCTCGGCCCCCGCTCATGTACCCGGTCGGGGCAGGGGCGCCGGTCGGCAGCCCGTTCGGGTATCGCACGGCCGCCTGCGGTGCGTGCTCGACCAATCACACCGGCATCGACTGGAACCCGGGGCGCGGCTTTCCGATCGTCGCGATGGCCGACGGGGTCGTGAGCAAGGTCGTCACCTCGGGCAGCTCGCTCGGCGTCTACATCGTCATCGACCACGTCGTCAACGGGCAAGCGGTCTCGAGCGTCTACGGGCACATGGAGCACGGCTCGATCAGGCACGCGGTCGGTGATGAGGTGCGAGTCGGCGATCAGGTCGGCACCGTCGGCAGCACCGGCGTCACCACGGCGCCGCACTTGCACTTCGAGATCCGCATCGGCGGCAGCCCCATCAACCCGGCCCCCTGGCTCGCCTCGAACGGGGCGCAGTAG
- a CDS encoding VIT1/CCC1 family protein has protein sequence MNEPSRAEIRRWRRYLADERAEAAVYRDLASRRSGDEREILVALADAEARHEAHWVSLLGEHAERVPAVSMRTRVLGFFARRFGSVFVLALAQRAESRSPYEADAHATPSMAADERIHSEVVRGLAARGRQRLSGTFRAAVFGANDGLVSNLALVMGIGAAGLGPGAVLLTGLAGLLAGALSMGAGEYVSVRSQRELLEASTPDPDAHHALPHLDVDANELALVYRARGMAAVEADDHARRVLAEYEPVAAARAAEVDVEKHEAIGSAWGAAGSSFAFFASGAIIPVIPYLIGLEGITAVVVAAVLVGIALLITGAIVGVLSGASPLARALRQLAIGYGAAAATYLLGLAFGASIA, from the coding sequence GTGAATGAGCCATCTCGCGCTGAGATTCGACGCTGGCGCCGATATCTCGCCGACGAGCGCGCCGAGGCGGCCGTCTACCGCGACCTCGCGTCACGCCGCTCGGGCGATGAGCGTGAGATCTTGGTGGCGCTCGCCGACGCCGAGGCCAGGCACGAAGCGCACTGGGTGAGCCTGCTCGGCGAGCACGCAGAGCGCGTGCCGGCTGTCTCGATGCGCACTCGGGTTCTCGGTTTCTTCGCGCGACGCTTCGGCAGCGTCTTCGTCTTGGCGCTGGCGCAGCGCGCAGAATCGCGTTCGCCCTATGAGGCGGATGCTCACGCGACGCCGTCGATGGCGGCAGACGAGCGCATCCACAGTGAGGTGGTCAGGGGTCTCGCAGCGCGGGGTCGCCAACGACTCTCTGGCACCTTTCGTGCAGCCGTGTTCGGCGCCAACGACGGGCTCGTGAGCAACCTGGCGCTCGTCATGGGCATCGGAGCAGCCGGGCTCGGCCCTGGCGCCGTGCTGCTCACCGGTCTCGCGGGCCTCCTCGCCGGCGCCCTGTCGATGGGTGCGGGGGAATACGTGTCGGTGCGATCGCAGCGTGAGCTTCTCGAAGCGTCGACTCCTGACCCCGACGCGCACCATGCACTGCCGCACCTTGACGTCGATGCCAACGAGCTCGCCCTGGTGTACCGGGCCCGAGGAATGGCTGCGGTCGAGGCAGACGACCACGCTCGGCGCGTGCTGGCCGAGTACGAACCGGTGGCGGCCGCGCGCGCCGCCGAGGTCGACGTCGAGAAGCACGAGGCCATCGGCTCGGCGTGGGGCGCCGCCGGGTCGAGTTTCGCGTTCTTCGCCTCCGGGGCGATCATTCCGGTCATCCCCTATCTCATCGGGCTCGAGGGCATCACGGCGGTGGTCGTCGCAGCGGTGCTCGTCGGCATCGCCCTGCTCATCACGGGCGCCATTGTCGGGGTGCTGTCGGGGGCCTCGCCGCTGGCCCGCGCCCTGCGGCAGCTGGCGATCGGCTACGGAGCGGCAGCGGCGACCTACCTGCTCGGGCTGGCGTTCGGGGCCTCGATCGCCTGA
- a CDS encoding DUF427 domain-containing protein — translation MARFERAVPGPGQESVWDYPRPPRVEPLHARVTIELGGRMIADTTAALRVLETSHPPAIYLPPEAFVEGALQPADGSSFCEFKGRARYFDVIGGDRRAARAAWSYPSPSPGFESITGYVSVYPGRMQRCTIDGETVTPQEGDFYGGWITASIVGPFKGAPGTWGW, via the coding sequence GTGGCGAGGTTCGAGCGCGCAGTGCCGGGGCCGGGGCAGGAGTCGGTCTGGGACTACCCGCGACCACCGCGCGTCGAACCCCTGCACGCCCGAGTCACCATCGAGCTCGGCGGGCGCATGATCGCCGATACGACGGCGGCTCTGCGGGTGCTCGAGACGAGTCATCCGCCCGCGATCTATCTGCCGCCCGAGGCGTTCGTCGAGGGCGCACTGCAGCCGGCCGACGGCTCGTCGTTCTGCGAGTTCAAGGGTCGCGCGCGATACTTCGACGTCATCGGCGGCGACCGTCGGGCGGCACGTGCGGCCTGGTCGTATCCTTCACCGAGCCCAGGGTTCGAGAGCATCACGGGCTACGTCTCGGTGTACCCGGGCCGCATGCAGCGGTGCACGATCGACGGCGAGACCGTCACTCCGCAAGAGGGCGACTTCTATGGCGGCTGGATCACGGCGAGCATCGTGGGGCCCTTCAAGGGCGCCCCCGGAACCTGGGGCTGGTAG
- a CDS encoding cold-shock protein, whose product MTTGTVKWFNAEKGFGFITPDDGSADVFAHFSAIQSNGYRSLDENQKVEFDVAQGPKGLQAENIRPL is encoded by the coding sequence ATGACGACAGGCACTGTTAAGTGGTTCAACGCCGAAAAGGGTTTCGGCTTCATCACCCCCGATGACGGAAGCGCCGACGTGTTCGCGCACTTCTCCGCCATCCAGTCGAACGGGTACCGCTCGCTCGACGAGAACCAGAAGGTCGAATTCGACGTCGCGCAGGGCCCCAAGGGTCTGCAGGCTGAGAACATCCGCCCCCTCTAG
- a CDS encoding DUF3097 family protein, which produces MRDYDSDVLSGDWRAHGRTVVLDVPADSGLVVELPDDCSGADSAAGFVGAVVLVEAGNVHLEDRHGRVRVFPLGAGFLVEGEPVRLVAPAAAVVSSGRARTASGSFAVADARARVARASRLWVEGRHDAELVEQVWGDDLRVEGVVVEYLEGADHLAERLLEFGPSAGRRVGVLLDHWVDGSKESRIATEAVAAVDAAHVLVTGHPFIDIWQAVRSSAVGIAAWPVVPRGVDWKTGTCRALGWPHESSADRAAAWRRIRASVRGYADLEPALLGRVEQLIDFVTTD; this is translated from the coding sequence GTGCGTGACTATGACTCTGACGTGCTGTCTGGCGATTGGCGTGCGCACGGGCGCACAGTGGTGCTCGACGTGCCCGCCGACAGCGGACTCGTGGTCGAGCTGCCCGACGACTGCTCGGGTGCCGACTCCGCTGCCGGTTTCGTCGGCGCTGTCGTGCTCGTCGAGGCGGGCAATGTGCACCTCGAAGATCGTCACGGGCGGGTGCGCGTGTTTCCGCTCGGCGCCGGGTTCTTGGTCGAGGGCGAGCCCGTGCGGCTCGTCGCACCGGCGGCGGCAGTCGTCTCATCGGGGCGTGCTCGCACCGCGAGCGGTTCGTTCGCGGTGGCGGATGCTCGGGCCCGCGTCGCCCGCGCCAGCCGACTGTGGGTCGAGGGGCGTCATGACGCCGAGCTGGTCGAGCAGGTGTGGGGTGACGACCTGCGCGTCGAAGGCGTGGTCGTCGAATACCTCGAGGGCGCCGACCACCTGGCCGAGCGGCTGCTCGAGTTCGGCCCGTCTGCAGGCCGCCGCGTCGGGGTGCTGCTCGACCACTGGGTCGATGGCTCGAAAGAGTCGCGCATCGCCACTGAGGCGGTCGCGGCGGTTGATGCGGCGCACGTGCTCGTGACCGGGCATCCGTTCATCGATATCTGGCAGGCGGTGCGCTCGTCGGCGGTCGGCATCGCCGCCTGGCCAGTTGTGCCGCGCGGTGTCGACTGGAAGACCGGCACGTGCCGAGCGCTCGGCTGGCCGCACGAGAGCAGCGCCGATCGCGCGGCGGCCTGGCGGCGCATCCGCGCAAGCGTGCGCGGCTACGCAGACCTCGAACCTGCGCTGCTGGGGCGGGTCGAGCAACTGATCGACTTCGTCACGACCGACTGA
- a CDS encoding GntR family transcriptional regulator, translating to MDEGRPIFRQLAEQIENQIIDGSLVEGQQVPSTNEFAAFHRINPATALKGITLLVDAGVLFKRRGIGMFVADGARERLLAERRERFAAEFVQPLLLEARGLQLSTDHIIDIIRKESAS from the coding sequence GTGGACGAAGGGCGCCCGATCTTCCGGCAGCTCGCCGAGCAGATCGAGAACCAGATCATCGACGGCTCGCTCGTCGAGGGTCAGCAGGTTCCGTCGACGAACGAGTTCGCCGCATTCCACCGCATCAACCCGGCAACCGCCCTCAAGGGCATCACCCTGCTCGTCGATGCGGGCGTGCTGTTCAAGCGTCGCGGAATCGGCATGTTCGTCGCCGACGGCGCGCGCGAACGGTTGCTCGCCGAACGGCGCGAACGCTTCGCCGCCGAGTTCGTGCAGCCCCTGCTGCTCGAAGCGCGGGGGCTGCAGCTCTCGACCGACCACATCATCGACATCATTCGAAAGGAATCAGCCTCATGA
- a CDS encoding ABC transporter ATP-binding protein → MTPLVEARGLTKRYRGITAVDSVDFTLERNTITGLLGRNGAGKTTLMHLLTGQEFATSGTITVIGENPVENPGVLQHLCFIKESQRYPDDFKPRHVFAAAPRFFPHWDAQFARDLVDEFRLPVDRRIKKLSRGQLSSVGVIVGLAARAPLTIFDEPYLGLDAVARQAFYDRLLADYSEHPRTVILSTHLIDEVSQLLEHALVIDEGRIIIDSSVDALRARAATLAGPADAVERVVAGLDVIHRERLGGFVSATVDGMTDMVAREAAAAGLEVGPVSLQQLIIRQTGGAPTEHSQHALVEEVAR, encoded by the coding sequence ATGACCCCTCTCGTCGAGGCTCGCGGCCTCACGAAACGCTATCGAGGCATCACCGCCGTCGACAGCGTCGACTTCACCCTCGAGCGCAACACGATCACCGGGCTGCTCGGGCGCAACGGCGCGGGAAAGACCACGCTCATGCACCTGCTCACCGGGCAGGAGTTCGCCACCAGCGGCACGATCACCGTCATCGGTGAGAACCCCGTCGAGAACCCCGGCGTGCTGCAGCACTTGTGCTTCATCAAAGAGAGCCAGCGATACCCTGATGACTTCAAGCCCCGGCACGTCTTCGCGGCAGCACCCCGGTTCTTTCCGCACTGGGATGCGCAGTTCGCCCGCGACCTCGTCGACGAGTTCAGGCTGCCCGTCGACCGCCGCATCAAGAAGCTCTCACGCGGACAGCTCTCGAGCGTCGGCGTGATCGTCGGGCTCGCGGCGCGCGCACCCCTCACCATCTTCGACGAGCCATACCTCGGGCTCGACGCGGTGGCGCGCCAAGCGTTCTACGACCGGCTGCTCGCCGACTACAGCGAGCACCCGCGCACGGTGATCCTCTCGACCCACCTGATCGACGAAGTCTCGCAGTTGCTCGAGCACGCCCTCGTCATCGACGAAGGCCGCATCATCATCGACTCATCGGTCGACGCACTGCGCGCTCGGGCCGCGACGCTCGCCGGGCCCGCCGACGCGGTGGAGCGCGTCGTCGCCGGGCTCGACGTCATTCACCGCGAGCGGCTCGGCGGGTTCGTCAGCGCGACCGTCGACGGCATGACCGACATGGTGGCACGCGAGGCCGCTGCGGCGGGCCTCGAGGTCGGGCCCGTGTCGCTGCAGCAGCTCATCATCCGTCAGACGGGCGGCGCCCCGACCGAACACTCTCAGCACGCACTCGTCGAGGAGGTCGCACGATGA
- a CDS encoding methyltransferase, whose translation MDAALAVLLRADLLAAQYTVDRLRQLWGDDADAALARGDRTAARRALDALDSSAPDPAATLARTFLLGEPAPAEQLAAALPHLGSAGARELGLVDGAGRALLDLRPYSAIDGSGAVDWFVVSDLGELALGGPLPAEHVLGVGGASITLASLIPTSSVDSVLDLGTGCGIQSLHASRHAARVVATDISARAIDVARLTLRLNGITSVEVRQGDLFAPVQGERFDRIVSNPPFVITPRRAGVPLYEYRDGGMVGDALVEHVVRGVAEHLVPGGTAHLLGNWEYRDGADGLDRVREWITEAGLDGWVIERERQSPAEYAATWIRDGGTRVGTAEFERQAAEWLDDFAARGVSSVGFGYIVLRRPTESTSRIVRTERLTSPFASVPTGIGDHLLACLRSFDEAGALDDAELGGRRLVVAGDVTEERHYWPGEENPTVIRLRQGGGFARTIDADAALAGLVGASDGELTVAEIVGALADLLEVDEGALREQLLPQVRELLTVGVLSLATASLDAG comes from the coding sequence GTGGATGCTGCGCTCGCCGTCCTGCTGCGCGCCGACCTGCTCGCGGCGCAGTACACGGTCGACCGGCTGCGGCAGCTGTGGGGCGACGACGCCGATGCGGCGCTCGCGCGGGGTGACCGCACTGCCGCTCGCAGAGCGCTCGACGCTCTCGACTCGAGCGCGCCCGACCCTGCGGCCACGCTCGCCCGCACCTTTCTGCTCGGCGAGCCTGCGCCCGCCGAGCAGCTCGCGGCTGCACTGCCGCACCTCGGGTCGGCGGGCGCGCGCGAGCTCGGGCTCGTCGACGGTGCGGGGCGAGCTCTGCTCGACCTGCGGCCCTACTCGGCGATCGACGGCTCGGGCGCGGTCGACTGGTTCGTGGTGTCAGACCTGGGTGAGCTCGCGCTCGGCGGCCCATTGCCGGCCGAGCACGTGCTCGGGGTCGGAGGTGCGTCGATCACGCTCGCCTCGCTGATCCCGACGAGCAGCGTCGACTCGGTGCTCGACCTCGGCACCGGCTGCGGCATCCAGTCGCTGCACGCGTCACGCCACGCGGCACGCGTCGTCGCCACCGACATCTCGGCGCGCGCGATCGACGTCGCGAGGCTCACGCTGCGACTCAACGGCATCACGTCGGTCGAGGTGCGGCAGGGCGATCTGTTCGCGCCGGTGCAGGGCGAGCGCTTCGACCGCATCGTGAGCAACCCGCCGTTCGTCATCACCCCTCGGCGCGCGGGCGTGCCGCTCTATGAGTACCGCGACGGCGGGATGGTCGGCGATGCGCTCGTCGAGCACGTCGTGCGCGGTGTCGCCGAGCACCTGGTGCCCGGAGGCACCGCGCACCTGCTCGGCAATTGGGAGTATCGCGACGGTGCTGACGGCCTCGACCGCGTGCGCGAGTGGATCACCGAGGCGGGCCTCGACGGCTGGGTCATCGAGCGTGAGCGGCAGAGCCCCGCCGAGTACGCCGCCACCTGGATTCGCGATGGCGGCACTCGCGTGGGCACTGCCGAGTTCGAGCGGCAGGCTGCCGAGTGGCTCGACGACTTCGCGGCACGGGGTGTGTCGTCGGTGGGGTTCGGCTACATCGTGCTGCGTCGGCCGACCGAGTCGACGTCTCGCATCGTGCGCACTGAGCGGCTCACGTCGCCCTTCGCGTCGGTGCCGACGGGCATCGGCGACCATCTGCTCGCCTGCCTGCGCTCGTTCGACGAGGCCGGCGCGCTCGACGATGCCGAGCTGGGGGGCAGGCGGCTTGTGGTGGCCGGCGACGTGACCGAAGAACGTCACTACTGGCCGGGGGAGGAGAACCCGACGGTGATCAGGCTTCGGCAGGGTGGCGGTTTCGCTCGCACCATCGACGCGGATGCTGCGCTCGCCGGCCTCGTCGGCGCGAGCGACGGCGAGCTCACGGTGGCCGAGATCGTCGGCGCCCTCGCCGACCTGCTCGAGGTCGACGAGGGCGCTCTGCGCGAGCAGCTGCTGCCTCAGGTGCGCGAGCTGCTCACCGTCGGGGTGCTCAGCCTTGCGACGGCGTCGCTCGACGCAGGATGA
- a CDS encoding YceI family protein encodes MSTTITAETIEGYRTGTWVIDPSHSEIGFTVRHLAISKVKGVFERFDATVEAAPNPADSTVTVTIEVASINTKNADRDAHLRTNDFFAPDDHPTITFVSTGLRVESGDLLLDGDLTLRGVTKRITLKGEFGGIATDPWGKVKAAASGTAVINRHDFGVSWNSALETGGFLLGDEVTLHIDAQFTLQG; translated from the coding sequence ATGAGCACCACGATCACCGCCGAGACCATCGAGGGATACCGCACGGGCACCTGGGTCATCGACCCCAGTCACAGTGAGATCGGCTTCACCGTGCGCCACCTCGCCATCAGCAAGGTGAAAGGCGTGTTCGAGCGCTTCGACGCGACCGTGGAGGCAGCCCCGAACCCCGCAGACTCGACCGTGACCGTGACCATCGAGGTCGCCTCGATCAACACCAAGAACGCCGACCGCGACGCGCACCTGCGCACCAACGACTTCTTCGCCCCCGACGACCACCCGACGATCACCTTCGTCTCGACCGGCCTGCGCGTCGAGAGCGGCGACCTGCTGCTCGACGGCGACCTCACCCTGCGGGGCGTGACCAAGCGCATCACGTTGAAGGGCGAGTTCGGCGGCATCGCCACCGACCCATGGGGCAAAGTCAAGGCGGCCGCGAGCGGCACCGCCGTGATCAACCGCCACGACTTCGGCGTCAGCTGGAACTCAGCGCTCGAGACCGGAGGCTTTCTGCTCGGCGACGAGGTGACGCTGCACATCGACGCGCAGTTCACGCTGCAGGGCTAG